The following coding sequences lie in one Xiphophorus maculatus strain JP 163 A chromosome 4, X_maculatus-5.0-male, whole genome shotgun sequence genomic window:
- the LOC111608477 gene encoding macrophage mannose receptor 1-like: MMTWSEAKDHCMKINQELATFTKEEMTFFSEQNFPIWIGLHRNDSSWKWSSGLQEDKYWKLELSDNKDCVTITSKTKTLAAENCQTLRPFLCMKENVILVKENKSWEEAFEHCRGLGSNSNLRFNLLSVKPGDEHKYVVNRIKEADTNEVWTGLRFLGDEWLWINGKDVLYSDLLKCPPQGRRCGAISKSNSSTVAARDCQERKNFLCYSY, encoded by the exons ATGATGACTTGGTCTGAGGCGAAGGACCACTGCATGAAAATCAATCAGGAGCTGGCAACTTTTACAAAGGAGGAAATGACGTTTTTCAGTGAGCAAAACTTTCCCATCTGGATCGGACTTCACAGgaatg ACAGCTCATGGAAATGGAGTTCAGGCCTCCAGGAGGACAAATACTGGAAATTAGAGCTGAGTGACAACAAGGACTGTGTGACCAtcacttcaaaaacaaagaCGCTGGCTGCCGAAAACTGCCAGACCCTCCGTCCGTTCCTCTGCATGAAGGAAAACGTGATCCTGGTAAAGGAGAATAAGAGCTGGGAGGAGGCGTTTGAGCACTGCCGAGGCCTGGGATCCAACAGCAACCTTCGCTTCAATCTGCTCAGCGTGAAGCCTGGAGATGAACACAAATATGTGGTGAACAGAATAAAGGAGGCTGACACCAACGAG GTTTGGACTGGTCTGCGTTTCCTGGGAGATGAATGGCTGTGGATAAATGGGAAAGATGTGCTGTACTCTGACCTGCTGAAATGCCCCCCCCAGGGGCGGCGCTGTGGGGCCATATCTAAGAGCAACAGCAGCACCGTGGCGGCCAGAGACTgccaagagagaaaaaacttcCTCTGCTACAGCTACTAA
- the LOC111608379 gene encoding centrosome-associated protein CEP250-like, which translates to MFHQNPRYHNGKMGPQMRRGFQHNSQGRFPPVHPNVLHEEIQRLRAFLEMERAQRFEDNQRLAHMEEELEETKLQLRRQKAIKEVFINKSKESKRELERVEKLSDPAAVSAAILASKVHNDVRHKNKKMLQQDFVDLKTAHLLSQEAFSSEIQAEKEKGKALQEELDKLQTSYEELCCKYEADEKSLQDELEQVKRSYEELGGKYDRDVSGLKAQVETYKKEIDHEREASSERAKKDLEEINKLKAEQDHLYETMTEEFQTLQQKFNGLAKLLKSNIGQHETNHSSLQQQVENLQVQITEEKKAHLEDLALLHNIKAMNADLQENTANDMKILQEKERDAQTELEKIKGLYQELNCRYETDVAALTQQADKYQQVNCERNIKLERENEDLQLDNSLRDEREDLQQKTSQEFTDFQEKEKDSESQPDQVEVLIQEVSSEEDFSEETSSGCSTDLESTAKTEFAVETIQENVDNPDPQSMQDGKRKKPKLSIWKKLQNILCLKKQKKEGKE; encoded by the coding sequence atgtttcatcaaaacCCAAGATACCACAATGGAAAGATGGGACCCCAGATGAGAAGGGGATTCCAGCACAACTCCCAAGGCAGGTTCCCTCCTGTGCACCCGAATGTTTTGCACGAGGAAATCCAAAGGCTGCGTGCTTTTTTGGAAATGGAGAGAGCCCAAAGGTTTGAAGACAACCAACGACTGGCCCACATGgaagaagagctggaagaaacCAAACTCCAGTTAAGAAGGCAGAAAGCTATCAAAGAAGTGTTCATCAACAAGTCCAAAGAGTCAAAGAGGGAACTCGAGAGAGTAGAGAAGCTTAGTGATCCAGCAGCTGTCAGCGCTGCGATCCTTGCTTCCAAGGTGCACAACGACGTGAGACATAAGAATAAGAAGATGCTGCAACAAGACTTTGTAGATCTAAAGACGGCCCATCTCCTCAGCCAGGAAGCATTTTCATCAGAAATCCAggctgagaaagaaaaaggtaaagCCCTCCAAGAAGAACTGGACAAACTCCAGACTTCTTACGAGGAGCTTTGCTGTAAGTATGAAGCTGACGAGAAAAGTTTGCAGGACGAATTGGAACAGGTCAAACGTTCATATGAAGAACTCGGCGGGAAGTATGATAGAGATGTTTCTGGACTTAAAGCCCAAGTAGAAACATACAAGAAAGAGATAGATCATGAAAGAGAAGCCAGTTCAGAGAGAGCGAAGAAAGACCTTGAGGAAATCAACAAACTGAAAGCTGAGCAAGATCATCTCTATGAAACGATGACAGAAGAGTTCCAGACTCTGCAGCAGAAATTCAACGGGCTcgcaaaacttttaaaatctaatataGGCCAGCATGAAACAAACCATTCTTCACTTCAACAGCAGGTGGAAAATCTTCAGGTGCAAATaactgaggagaaaaaagcTCACTTGGAAGACTTGGCTCTTCTCCACAACATAAAAGCCATGAATGCCGACCTCCaggaaaacacagcaaatgaTATGAAAATCCTGCAAGAAAAGGAAAGGGATGCACAGACTGAGTTGGAGAAGATTAAAGGTTTGTACCAGGAGCTGAATTGTAGATATGAAACGGATGTTGCTGCTCTAACACAACAAGCAGATAAATATCAGCAAGTAAATTGtgagagaaatattaaattggAAAGAGAAAATGAGGATCTCCAGCTTGACAACTCTCTGAGAGATGAGAGGGAAGAtctacaacaaaaaacatcacaagAGTTTACAGATTTtcaagagaaggagaaagattCAGAGAGCCAACCTGACCAGGTTGAAGTTTTAATTCAAGAGGTTTCTTCTGAGGAGGATTTCTCAGAAGAAACCTCATCAGGTTGTTCCACGGATTTGGAATCCACAGCAAAGACGGAGTTCGCTGTAGAAACCATCCAGGAGAATGTGGACAACCCAGATCCTCAATCCATGCAGGATGGTAAAAGGAAAAAGCCAAAGCtttcaatttggaaaaaattacaaaacattctgtgtttgaagaaacagaaaaaagaaggaaaagagtGA